The Lolium perenne isolate Kyuss_39 chromosome 6, Kyuss_2.0, whole genome shotgun sequence genome segment GCACAGTGGTGGGTGCATGAAGAAACTGGCATACCTTGTTAACTGAGAATGCAATATCCGGCCTAGTGAGTGTCAGATATTGAAGTCCCCCGACTATACTCCTGTACCTTGTACTATCTTCTGGTCCTAGGAGTTCTCCTTCTGTGACAGAGAGCTTTTCTGATGCTGATAGTGGTGTTGGTAATGGTTTGCATTCTCTCATTCCAACCCTGTTAAGCAAATCTGAAGCATACTTCTCTTGGGTTAGTGAAATGCCCTGATGAAACTGTTTTACTTCAATTCCCAAGAAGAAACTCAAATCACCAAGATCCTTTAGTGCAAATGCTAAACTAAGATCCTGAAGGAGACAGGCTATTGCTTTGTTGGAGGAGCTAGTAACAatgatgtcatcaacataaactAGCAAATATATAATGATACCTGACTTGTTATATATAAACAGTGATGTATCTGCCTTGGATGCCAGAAAACCAAGCTCTTGTAACTTGGAACTCAATTTAGAGAACCATGCCCTTGGCGCCTGCTTGAGTCCATAGAGTGACTTGTCCAATTTACACACATGATATGGTGCATTTAGATTTTCATAACCTGGTGGCTGCTTCATATATacctcttcttccagaacaccatggagAAACGCGTTCTTCACATCTAGTTGCCTCAAACTCCAGCCCTTAGAGACTGAAACAGCTAAAACAAGTCTGATAGTAGCAGCTTTAACAACAGGACTAAATGTATCTTCATAATCTATACCATATCGTTGTTTAAAACCTTTAGCTACTAATCTAGCCTTATATCTATCAATTGTCCCATCAGCTTTCCTTTTGATCCTATAGACCCATTTACAATCTATAAGATTTCTTCCTTGCTTATGAGGTACTAAGTGCCAGGTTTTATTTTCCATTAATGCCTTATACTCCTCATCCATAGCATTTTTCCAATTTTTATTTTTAAGAGCTACTTGCAGATTTTCAGGTTCACTAGTTAGACAAGACAGACCGTAACGAATAGTGCCATCGCTGTACATTTTTGGTTTAGAGTTACCGGTTCTGGATCTCGTTCTGTAAACTGGAGGCGGTGCAGGTGCTGCAGGCGGTGCAGGCTGGTCTGCAGTTGACGCGGATGTAGAAGATCCGGATCCACCTGATCCTGCTTCTGCTGACGTACGAGCAGAAGATCGCGCGGGAGAACCCACGTCGGGATCCTGGCCGCGTGAGGACTCTGGCGTTGCTGAGCCTGTCGGCCCGCGCCACGTATCCTCGCCCGCGTCGCTTGAAGCGTTCGAAGCGGCGGGTTCCTGGGACGCGGCACTGCGCGTCTGACGAGCGACAGGGGACTGTCGCGTAGCTGTCGTGGTCCCGCGCGTGGTCCCTCGCGACGTGGCAGTTCCAGACTGCTGCGCGTCGTGTCGATGCTGAGCGCCTGGCGCGCGCGTGGATCCCGGCGCAGATCGCCTGCTGTCCGAGGTTGCAGGCGTATCCGCCTCGCTCCGCGTGCCATGACTGCGTGGCTGCTGTTCAGGGCTGTTTGGCCTTGTTTCAGCATCAAATCGCACCGAATTTTCTTCTGCTGGTTGCTGCATCTGAGAGGAAACCAAAATACCAGGAATTACAGAGTCATTAGGTGTTAGCTCAGTGCAACGTTTTTCCCCCTCATGAGATGACACGGATGGGTTTTGGAGAGTCTCTGGTAGAAGTAGGATTTCTTGACGAAGACCAGATCCAGCGTTGGGATGAAGAGTTGAAAAAGGAAACACGGATTCATCAAAGACGACATCACGTGAAATATAAACACGGCCAGATGTGATATCAAGACATTTAACCCCTTTATGCATGTTACTATAACCAATGAAGACACATTGTTTGGAGCGGAAGGCAAATTTCCGTGAATTGTATGGTCGAAGATTGGGCCAACAGGCACAACCAAAAGTACGAAGGGAGGCATAATCAGGGGTTTTGTTAAGGAGCCTTTCCATGGGTGTCTCATGATTAGTGACTTTGGAAGGCAACATATTTATCAAGTGTGTGGCAGTGAGGAaagcttcatcccaaaattttaaTGGCATAGATGCATTTGCAAGAAGAGCAAGGCCTACTTCTACAATATGGCGATGTTTGCGCTCAGCTGAGCCATTTTGTTGATGGGCGTGAGGGCAAGAGACATGATGTTCAATGCCAATTTTTTGAAAAAAGGAATTGAGTTTCTCATATTCACCACCCCAATCAGACTGTATGGCAAGAATTTTCTTATCAAATTGGCGTTCAACAAGATTCTGGAAATTATGGAAGACCTGAAATACATCAGATTTCTTCTTAAGGAGATAAATCCAAACATATTTGCTAAAATCATCAATGAAGCTTACATAGTATTTGTATTTGCCAACAGAATCGGGggcaggaccccaaacatctgagaACACAAGTTGCAAAGGGAAAGTGGATACACTAGTGGATCGCTCATAGGGTAGTTGATGACTTTTAGCTCTTTGACAAGAATCACAAATAGACTCAGGACTAGACTTAGTAGAAAAAGGAAGCTCATAATTGCTAAGAATTTGTTGAACAATGCGAAAGGACGGATGTCCTAGACGATCATGCCACCGTGATGCTGAAGGCTTGGTGACACTGAAGGCTTGTTTATTCTTGATTGATGATGATGATATGAAGGGATAGAGGCCTCGTATGCATCTACCCTTAAGCAGAGTTCTCCTCGTTGCCCGATCCTTAACATAAAAATACCAAGGATGAAATTCAATGTAGACATCGTTATCAAGAGTAAAACGATGAACAGAAAGAAGGCTTTTTGTAGCATGTGGAGCATGAAGAACATTTTTAAGGTGTAATTTTTTCGAGGGGGTGTTAACAATTGCATGACCAACATGACTAATGCTCATACCTTGTCCGTTGGCCGCGTGGATTTGATCGCGGCCTTGGTACTTCTCCTTCATTGTGAGCTTGTTGAGCTCACCGGTGATGTGATCGGTGGCACCGGTATCGCCGTACCAGTTGGTGTCCACGCCATAAGACGCCGAGTTGGCGcccttctcctcctcttcttcttcgtcgtcggagTAGCTGTGCCAGCACTTCCAGGCACCATGCCCGGCCTTGCCACAGATCTGACAGGTGACGATGTCGCGTTCTTTTCCGCCACCCTTGCCACCGCCACGACGAGGGTTGCCGTTGCCACCACCGCGGCGTCCATGCCCGCGGTTGCCATAGCCACGGCCTCCACGGCGACCACCGTACTGGCCGCGTCCACGTGGTCCTCCTCTGCCACGTGAAGCCGAGTTGACGGAGGAGCCTCCCACAGCACCATCAGTGAGGAGCTCTATACGGCTGTCATAGGCCGCGACCTGAGAGTACAGATCGGCCACAGTGAGATCTGCGGCGCCGTTGGCACCGATGGCTGCGAACAGTGGGTTGTACTGGTCATCGAGCCCGGCGAGGAGGTACTCCACAAGCTCTTCTTCATCAATGGGGCGACCTGCTGCTGCAAGTTCGTCGGCGAAGCCCTTCATCTTTGTGAAGTACTGGGCCGCCGTCATGTTCTCCCGCTTGGTCCTGGCGAGGGCGACACGAAGGTTTGACACCCGCGTGCGTGACTGGGAGGCAAACATTGCCTTAATCGCCCCCCAGACCTCAGCTGCCGTGTCCATCCCGATGGTGGAGACGAGGATGTCCGGCGACAGGGTGTTGACGAGGAACGAGAGGACCTGTTGGTCCGTGGCCAACCACGCGTCGTAGGCGGGATTGGGCTCCTGGCTTGGCTTCCCGTCTTTCTCAACGGTGATGGTCTCCGGCGGTGCTTCTGCCTTTCCGTCGAGGAATCCGAGCAAGCGGGCGCCACGAATCGGAGGGAGAACCTGGGACTGCCATAGCAGGAAATTGGTGCGGGTCAGCTTCTCACTCACGCTCAAGCCGGCGAGGGGATTTGTcatggcggcggaggaggaagggGCTGCGCACATAGAGAGGCTAGATGTGTTTTTGGAAgactagctctgataccatatgatcgtATGAGGTTTTGGGTTGAACGATGCTTTGAGCTGCATCGGCTTCGTGTTAATATAGCCAACAACGGCGAGGATAAGTACATAGGTTGTTAGCAACGTACGGGAGAGAGATCTATCGTTCTATTCTTATAAATTGGATAGGAACGATCACAAGGAGTCCTTAGTATCTAAACTACCTCTCCCGTACGTGACAACAAGGATTACAACATATTCGCTAAcagtattcggtcgcgcgcacccatgcttttattccggtcgtttggttccggagggagcggcgcgaagctctttctctgtgttgacatcaagtgactatggatccatgatgaaagtcggaagaagagaatttcattaaGGCTGGAtgagaggactagctaagggaggttcaagtacgcgctgttgagggacttgcttggtgttccgggcttcacagcagcggtatgaaaatgggggcgacaacacaggaggagtgcagagtcctacctttcagggtgaaaacccaaggtctggccttaattggttgtgtctggcaatgaccttggtggaggcattgttttgagagcggggactatcttcagggtgaaaacctaagatctttgatcgggcgacgacggtgtttgagcactgtttctttcttggaggcatcgtttttggagagtctgtaattcaggtgttgtcttggcggtggatgtattgctcttGTTAGGTCTGAGA includes the following:
- the LOC139832715 gene encoding uncharacterized protein — protein: MTNPLAGLSVSEKLTRTNFLLWQSQVLPPIRGARLLGFLDGKAEAPPETITVEKDGKPSQEPNPAYDAWLATDQQVLSFLVNTLSPDILVSTIGMDTAAEVWGAIKAMFASQSRTRVSNLRVALARTKRENMTAAQYFTKMKGFADELAAAGRPIDEEELVEYLLAGLDDQYNPLFAAIGANGAADLTVADLYSQVAAYDSRIELLTDGAVGGSSVNSASRGRGGPRGRGQYGGRRGGRGYGNRGHGRRGGGNGNPRRGGGKGGGKERDIVTCQICGKAGHGAWKCWHSYSDDEEEEEEKGANSASYGVDTNWYGDTGATDHITGELNKLTMKEKYQGRDQIHAANGQAATQSWHAERGGYACNLGQQAICAGIHARARRSASTRRAAVWNCHVARDHARDHDSYATVPCRSSDAQCRVPGTRRFERFKRRGRGYVARADRLSNARVLTRPGSRRGFSRAIFCSYVSRSRIRWIRIFYIRVNCRPACTACSTCTASSLQNEIQNRIKRKADGTIDRYKARLVAKGFKQRYGIDYEDTFSPVVKAATIRLVLAVSVSKGWSLRQLDVKNAFLHGVLEEEVYMKQPPGYENLNAPYHVCKLDKSLYGLKQAPRAWFSKLSSKLQELGFLASKADTSLFIYNKSGIIIYLLVYVDDIIVTSSSNKAIACLLQDLSLAFALKDLGDLSFFLGIEVKQFHQGISLTQEKYASDLLNRVGMRECKPLPTPLSASEKLSVTEGELLGPEDSTRYRSIVGGLQYLTLTRPDIAFSVNKVCQFLHAPTTVQWTAVKRILRYVSGTVNLGLTFRKSSSTLLSAFSDADWAGCVDDRRSTGGFAVYFGPNLISWSARKQATVSRSSTEAEYKSLANATAEVIWLESLLGELGVKRNQTSCLWCDNMGATYLSVNPIFHARTKHIEIDFHFVRERVASKQLEIRFIPSQDQVADGFTKALPTRQLEEFKHNLNLRKV